The Homo sapiens chromosome 10, GRCh38.p14 Primary Assembly sequence gaacaAGGCCACTTGGCTTCCAGGCTGCTTGGGTTCAGTGAGAGGACTGCAACACTGGTCCCCTCTCTGCCATCCCCACCCGGATCCTGCCCTTCATCTTCCTCTCTGCCAACCCCAAGACAAAGGATGAAATGTGCtctgccccacccctcccctccctctctacCCAAACACAGATGAAATCTTGAAGCAGCCCAGGCTGGCTGCACGCTCCCGCTCCcggatcttttttctttattttttatttttattttctgtagacagggtctcactgtgttgccagggctggtctccaactcctgagctcaagcaatctgcccccctcagcctcccatagtgctgggattataggcgtgagccatcgctcccGGCCCACCCCTTCTGGATCTTAGATTGACCTCATCCCTAGGAAATTAACCCTTGTCTGACCTTTTActctcccttcccacccccacctcaagAGATTCCTGGTCTATCCCCAGGCTACCATTTTGGATTCTCCCCCAGCCTTGGTGGGTTCCATGTCACTCTGCACCCAAGCACCTTGTGATGTCCCAAGCCACAGCTGCGGCTCTAAGTGGCTTCCTGCGAGACCGATTGCCAGACCACCTGGTTTGGTGAGATCAGAGTCCCTTTATTAGGGGCATGGTGCTGGTGTCTACGGAGCAGTGATTTTTTGGAGAACACAGATAACATTACACCTTCCAGTGTGCATTGACAATGTTACATGGCTCTTCTGCAGGGGAACCAGGGCGTGGAGGCTGAGTTGGCAAGCAGGAGGTGTGCCCCTGGGATGGGCTGGGCCAGACCGGGAGCTTTCTGGGAGTTGGGACAGTTGCTGCTTTCTGCCCTCTAGCTTCTTGCTGCAGAAGTGGGAGTGGGAGCTGTGCTGCTGCTTTGTAGGTGGCTTTTGTGTGAAATAGTTAAAAGTCATGGctaacagccaggtgtggtggctcacatctgtaatcccaccacttcaggagacaggcaggaggaatggttgagcccaggagttcaagaccagcctgggcaacatagcaagaccccatatctacaaaaaacttaaaaactagctgggtgtggtggtatgtatctgtggtcccagctacaggggagactgaggcaggaggatcccctgagcccaggaggttgaggctgcactgaatcatgatggtgccactgcactcctgcctgggtctcAGAGtgaggtgagaccctgtctcataaaaaaaaaaaaaaaaaaaaagaaagtcctggCTACCATGTATTGGGCACTTAATCTGGTCTGGCCTGCTAGTTTATAGGCATTACTCCCATTGTTCCTCACAGCATCCCTGTGAAGTAGTTTTGATACTGGGCAGAGGTcaaagtgacttgcctgaggaaacacagctgatttttttgGCTCTTAATCACCATCTACGTGGGCTGTATCTGACTTCTTAAATACTGAGACAGAGAAGCCCTCAGCTGACTCAGTCACTGGGCTTTGTGAAATAAGAAGTTTCCTCCTTTGTATCCACAGCCTGATGGCGAATCAGGGTCATGGTTGCATTGCCCACAGATACGTTTTGTTTAACTTATGCAAAGTTTATGAAAATTTGGGTCAAATTCAACAAATCTGGAAGACTCACATACAAATGTGGATTTATAGCTTCTCTTGAAAGATTTAGAAGATCTAGCAACAGTGGGCTCCCATTATCATGTGGCAACGTTTGTCCAGAGCTGAGTAGTTCTTGTCCCCTTTGAATGCCTGTCCTCTCCAGGTTGCCATGGCCCCCACCATTCCCTATTAGCTCAAACTGAGGGTGGAAGTCAGTTGCCTTTTATCATCAcatttgcagtttttcttttatacatattCTTGTATGCCCCAGGAAGGCATTTGAGCTTGCATCTCTTAAATTAGATAAATATCAGCTTACACTGTCTTTTCTGACCCTTACTGGATCCTCTGAAGTGCTCTCTGAGATGGGTGGCTGAGTCCTCTTAAAGTCAGCATCCTTTCTGGAGTTCTGGCCCCATGTTGTCTTTGTATTGGTATACTGAAGGATGGGGCATGAGCTGAACTTTCAGATGTGGTCTTCTCGATTGGCTACTTCTCAAAGGGTGCTACACCTCATTCTGCAGCCAGGCACAAGGCTTCAGGGTTCAATAGGCACCTATctcagtccatttgtgttgctttcatggaatacctgagactaggtaatttataaagaaaagaggtttatttggctcatgattctggtggCTGGAATATCCAAGATTGGGCAGCtgcatctggtgaaggcctcaggctgcttcttgTCATGGTGGAAAGTGGAAGGGAAGTGTTGTGTGcaaagagatcacatggtgagagaggaagcaagacagggaaactgaggacaCCACACTCTTTCTAACAACTTGTTATTTTGGGAACTAGTCCATTCCCACAAGAGTGATGATTCACTTCAACTGgaaggcattaatctattcataaggGATCCATCCCCAatacccaaacacctcccactaacccctacctcccaacactgccacattgggatcaaatttcaacatgagttttggtgggggcAAGCAAACCATACCCAAACCATAGCCCTGATCCATCCTGGGGACGCCCCGCCTCCCCACTGGTAGCCTCGGAGggggctgtgtccccagccatgAACAAAGTCTCCTTAGTGTGACACCTGTTGACTCTCGTGGAGAGGGAGGTCGTGGGAGTCAGCTCGAGCTTATCTTCCTTGGTGGGTGTGACCCATGGGCAGCAGCGGAAGGCAAGCCGGAATCCAGAGCGAAACCTGGGGGAGCGAGGGGcaccttgagccagggagttagGGGCTCAGGAGCTGTGATGtgactgcccccacccccaggaaaCTGACTCCCTTCCAGAGGAAAGTCACTGTCTCTCTCCAAGAGCCTCCCATGGCTCAGGGGCTCTTGAGAGATGCCTTCGTGGGTGAGTTTGATTTTTGGAAACTGCCAGAGTGTTCTGGAGCTGGGTCTAGTGAATGAAGTGGGTGACTAAGCTGATTTAGGTCATCTGTTATTACGAACAAAAAATGACCCCAGCATAATTActaaaaaaaccaaccaaccaacaaacaaacaaaaaaaccagcagATGTTCTTGTCTGACTTGTTAACTGGCTTCTAAGGGATGAGTCAAAGAAGAACCTGCTAAAACACAATGGAGGCTTTGGCAACTTGGGAGAACAAGGATGCTTTTCCCAAGGGGACTACATTGAAAAACCCACACTCGGAGCCACCAAGTTCTGATGCATTTGCTTGAAAACAAACAGCTCTCCCCATGGCAGCACTGAACGGGAGTTCAGAGGAAGCACACACGGTGAGTGGAAGAAATCAGACGGCAGAAAGGGAACGCTGGCTGCTCAGAGAAGGGAATGATCCAGAAGTGATGTCAGGATCTTGTAGAGCCTGGGGTGTTGTTTAGACTCCCAGGGACTGTATCTCCCTTGGGTAGCAGGAGAGTGATCAACCCACAGACACAGTGGGCTGGTGGCCCCTCCCAGATGTCAGAGTCCCTGTCTCCAGGTTTTCAATCCCACAAGTCTTTAAAAGAGAAATGCGTGGTGTGGGGATAAGATGACAGGCCTTGGAGACCCATGGAGTCCTGGCTTTACTGTTTGTTGTATGAATTTGGGAGCATCTTACTTTCTGaagctcagtttccccatctgtagagTGGGGGTGACACCTGCTTCTCTCCTATTATCTACTTCCCTCTCAGGAGATAGAGAGTTCTGGCCTCCTGCAAAAAATCATAGCTCCTTATTTCCTTTTGGCCTGCCCCAGGCGGGTGAAATGTCTGAGCCACAAAGATCCCAATGGCATTATGAGTAGCCTGGCTACCTGGCCAGGGAGGTgacaaaaaacatgaacaaagaGGTCCAAGGCCAACTTCGCCCACATCATTGTCTCACTGAGGTGAGACTGTGTCCACCTCTTGCCGCCCCTTATTTGCCCCACCTTCAGGGTTTCCTGCCACTGAAAGGCCTGCTCTGCAGAACTCCTGGGGCTGGGTTCCTCCCTGACTCACCACCCCCCACCTCTCCAGGTGCCCCAGAGCAAGTGCAGGCCCCTCTCTGGGACTCATTTCCTCAGAATCACGAGGCGTAGGGAAACTGGATGATGCCAGGAGAGTGAGATTCTGGCCCCCTCCTTCCTGGCTGTCTCTGACAGGGTCACTTCCCAGCTGCCCTGAAAGTCCCTGGAGGACAGGGCATGCACTGTGAGCTTTCCAGGGAGCAGCCTGCCCCACCCCTGTGCTGGCCCCAGCCCCCATCCACTGCTTCCACTGCCGGATGGGTGCCATTCACTTGGCTCCAGGAAAGCCCTCAGTAGGAAGCTTGTGAAAATACTAGAACAGAAGTCAGTCCCTCCCTCCCGCTACTTAGCTTTTCTTTCCTTCGTCTGTCTGTCCCACCCCCTCTCTGtgactctcccctccccttcatcTCTCTggccctcccttctctcttctcttgcccCAGACACAGAACCCAGAAGAGCCAGCAGGAACAGACAGACAGTGAGAgctacagcctgggagacggtGAGGATTTGGGGAGGAAGGGGGCTCAAGCTAGGCCCAGGCCAGAGGGATTATTGTGCTGGGGGCTGAGTGTGAGGACGGCTTTCTCATGTAGGCTGGGGGCACAGGGCCACAGGTTCCGGCAGGAATGAGGATGGATGCTTGAGCTGTGCAGGGGAGCCCACCTGGGGCTGGGCAGTGGGGCCctgagggcagagggtggggctGGAGTGGGGGCTCACCTGTGGTTGAGACAGCAGTAGATGATGGGATTGTACATGGTAGAGCTCATGGCCAACCAGAAGAGTGCCAGGTAGACTTGCTGGATGAACTTGTGGCAGTAGATGTCCTCCTGGAAGCTGCCCAGGATGAAGTAGAGGTGGTAGGGCAGCCAGCAGATGGCAAACGTCAGCACCACCAGCACCATGGTCTTCACAAACTGGTCCAGGAGAGGCTCAAGTTACTTCTTAGTGCccaagccccagccccagccctccgAGGGCAGACACAGAGGACCCCTTGCACCCACCTGGGAACTGCTCCACACACAGACCCCGTTAGCTCTATTACTCAGGCCTCTGAGCATGTTTTGCCCAGACCTTCCTGAGCCCCCAACCTCAGAGGCCTGTGCTCAGGCAGGTCCCTCTGCCCATACTGCCATCCTTCCTTTGAAGTCCTCACTCCTTGAAGCCCAGCTCAATGGCCACTTCCTACAAAAGGTGTCTGGGACCCCTTCATTCACTGCAGCTCCCCCTCCCTGGAGAGTGGCTGAGCTCTCTCTCCTAACCCCATCCCTGGGGGAGCCCCTGTGTCAGCTATGCGTTCCCAGGACGCCCCCTCTCTGGGATCCGTATCGGCACAGCCCTTCTCTCTGTGGGCTGTAAGGTTCCAACCAGGGACCCCTGCCTCTGCCCACGGGTCAGCTCCTGGACCTCCCCCTCCTCAGAGCCTGGCCCCTGCAGGCACACTCCTGCTCCGTTTGGCAGCCCAGCATGCCAATTACAAAAGGTCTGGGGGCTCCTGGGCACCCTGATCCTCACGTAGGATCTGGGTTGAGACCCCTAGTGTGGAGCAGATGGAGGCCAGTGCTCCATGAGGGGCACCAGATGGCGCCCATGTGCAGCTATCTCCCCGAACCACCCTGTGAAAGATGCCTACTTTTGGGTGAGAAGCATGGCTTTGACCTGGCTACATGATGTGGTTAACCCATTACCTCCCCTGTTGCCTGGTAGGAAGGGGGCAAGGACAAGCTTGGACTGAAGGAGGGTGAAGGGGGTCTTGGGCACAGAGGGCTACATCAGGACCTTCGGGGGACCCTGGATGGCAGGGAGTAGGGGGACACTGCCACTTCCGGAAGAAACTGGAGACAGATTTGATGAAGCTGGACAACTATCTGGTCTCCACGACCTCCGGGGTCCGCAGTTCCAGCCTTTGAGGGCTCTCCTGTGACTGTCAGGCACCTTCTATAGTTCTGTGGGGCTTCTCAATTTCAACATTCTGATTATTCAAAAAGTctaagattttaatattttatcattctaAGATTCTTGGGGGTATCTGAATTCTACGGGGCTTTAGGAGTCCCTGACTCCCCTAACATTCTgggaagttaatttttttttgtcttttttttttcttcctttttgtggagaacggggtctcgctatgttgcccaggcaggtctcgaactcctgggctcaagctatcctcccgcctctgcctccctgagagctgggattacaggcgtgagccgccgcgcccggcaagtttctttaattttgtatttggCCAAAGACCAAAGGCAAATCCGCCCGGCTGGGAGGAACGCGGTCAGGCTCTGGCCCCAGACTTCGCGCGAAGGCAGCTTCCGCAAGCTTCTCCCGGGCGCCCTCTTGCGGACCGGCCTTGAGACCGTAAGGGCGGCTCCCCAGGGCGGGGTCAGGCCCCGTCCCGCCCCCGTCCCGCCCCCGTCCCACCCCCGTCCCACCCCGTCCGGCCCCGCCCCCATGAGGCCTCGCCCCCGCCAGCCCCCCGCCCcctccaggccccgccccctccagGCCCCCGCCCCCGCGCCCACCTTCTTCATGGCCTGCAGGTGGCGCAGGTTGGCACCGTGCGCCTGATGTCCGGGCACTGCGCGCCTCCAGAGCGTGAGGCCGATGACGCTGTAGGCTACAAACATCACCGCGAGCGGCAGGAAGTAGATGAGGGCGATCACCACGAGGTGGTACCTGCAGGGAGAGCCGAGGCCTGGGCAGCGGAGGGCCCGGGGGCGACTCCGAAGTCTGCCAGCGCCTGGTCCTGGGACCCCGCGGGCACTGTGGAGCCGCCCCTGCGGGCCCACCCTGGGCGCCTCCCAGGGACTTGGtttgatttaaacaaaaataaaggtgGCATTGGGTAGCCTGTGTGCCAGGAGACGGCTTCCCTGCAAAAGGGACGCCAGCAGTAGCCCTGCGTCCTTCCATATCACATCCTTCCACGTGATAGACACgtgtcaaaaaaaggaaaagtgaatgaaacaaattaagaaataatttgtttGCAATTTAAAATGCCATTAAGCACAAAGGAGGCAGTAAAATTATCCCACTCCCACCACTATTAACATTAACTATTAATATCTGGCATATTTTTTCCAGAATCATATGTATGAATAGTAGTCACCCCTGATGGGAGTTTCACTTTCCCGGGTTTCAGTAACCCCTCCCAACTGCGGATCCAAAATAGGGGAGGAGAGTACAACAAGATATTTTGAGAGGGAGAGACCTCATTCACAGAAGTTtaattacagtatattgttatactTGTTCTGTTTTATTACTAGTtactgttaatctcttactgtgcctaatttataaattaaactttatcataggtatgttgaggaaaaaaacagtatatatctatatagagagaaTTCAGTGCTATCTGAAGTTTCAAGCATCCACCGGGTGTCTTGGAGTGTATCCTACAGTATAGccatatatgtatacgtatacgtatatgtatatgtatatgtatatatatatatatacatatatacatatatatatatacatatatatatatatatatatatatatatatatatatataatctgtatcTGTCTGGATGGATAGAATGACTGGTGTTAATAAGGCTCCATCTGCACCAACATCGCTATGGAGGCATGGGACAGTGGAAAAGCGCCATATATCACATGCTGCTGTGTCATCTGCTTATGGTTTATCAGCATTTGGCTGGGAACCTCGTTTGTGTCAGCAAATGCTCTTTCATACCACCTTTGAGGAAGTGATGCAGAGTACCATTGCGTGGCTTCCTACCCCGTCCCCAGGGAGGACACTGGGTTGTGTTGaggcttttcatttccttttggaaacagtgtaggccaggcgtggtggctcatgcctgtaatccctaaactttgggagaccaggatgggaggactgcttgagcccaggaatttgagaccaacctgggcaagatagtgagaccctatctctattaaaaaaaattaaaaaaattagccaggcgtaatggggcacacctgtaattccagctactcaggaggctgaggcaagaggttcacttgagcccaggagatcgaggctgtaatgagctatgattgggccactgcaccctagcctgggcgatagagtgagaccctgtcaaaaaaaaaaaacaaaaaaacgacaGTGTCCCCAGTTCTCAGATCTCTGGTTTATGAGTGACGCTGCAGCCTCTCTCTGATGAGCTGCAGGCTGGGGACTGACTCCTCGGCAGGTCTGCAGTGGGAACCTGTGGAGACaaaagtgactccatcttggatgccACTCCCCTGTGTTGACTTCCGATTCGCCCCAGTCTTGTGAATGCCTTctgatttctactttatttactgCCCCTAGTGTAAGAACATGTCAACCTTGATGTTACTCCACAAATCGTAGGCTGTGACTCACGTAGCGTTCTTGCCTGTTCTGGAGGGCTGCCTTTGGTTGTCTTGCTGGAGCACGAATACCCTTTCCCTATGGTATCTAAGCCTTGCATCTGGGGTGTGAGAATGCAGAGCTCCACCTGTCTTGTGGCCACCCAAGATCCCACTTCGGTCTGTAAATTCCCTCAATAAATCACCCAATATTGACAAACTGGATTTGTTCTGCCTCCTTCTTTGGGTCTGGGCTCCTTTGGCATTTGGGGGTCCCTTTCATGGAACAGAGTCCTTAGAGCATTCCACCAATGGGCCTGAGACCCCTGGTCCCgtcatttgactttttctttcttactggGAGGACTGAGGTGTTCCCAAACCTCCTGCTTCTACCTGCCACATGCTAGGCTTGCTGCGCCCCTTTCTAGAGGTGCTGCTACCCCAAGGGAAGGGGACCCAtggtgaaaccacctttgcaaaaataacGAGGAAATTacgacagtgaaagaaatcagacctaaccaactctatcttgcttctaatccttaagctgtccttgttcatgcCTGGGTGTAGGCCGAGCTatctttgggaaggaattcagttcatgaTTTTACTCTGAAGCAAaattgataacagccctttcctgaaaagacccccttcttgcctgggatCCAATCTGCCTTTCCAGGACTAACAACTTAGCTACAAGGATAGAAATTatttaggggtcatgcagcctctggctccaagagttTGAACCTCCCCCAAATTCCTTGGGGgcaacatcactattgtaaaacctaagatcagtgcttgagatgtTTTGCAGAGCCTGCACTCagtggatcagctgacaccacccagaccgGGTAATCTGACTCAACCAGTTCTGCTAtcacacccaggaacagaagacagcgaGAAAACCTCATTTCGACCCCctgtgattccatctccaacccgACCAATCAGCATTCCCCATTTGCCAAGGCCCTAgctgccaaattatctttaaagacTCTGATTCCTGAATGCTAAGGGAGActgatttgattttgttttttttgagatggagctttgttcttgttgcccaggctggagtgcaatggtggggtcttggctcaccacaacctccacctcccagattcaagtgatcctcctgcctcagcctcccaagtagctgagattacaggtgcctgccaccacgccctactaatttttgtatttttagtagagacagggttttaccatgttggccaggctagtcttgaactcctgaccactgccttggcctcccaaagtgctgggattacaggcgtgagccaccgcgcctggcctgatttgaGTAAttataaaactctggtctcctgcacagtAGGCTCTGCATTAATTactttttctccattgcaattcccc is a genomic window containing:
- the TACR2 gene encoding substance-K receptor codes for the protein MGTCDIVTEANISSGPESNTTGITAFSMPSWQLALWATAYLALVLVAVTGNAIVIWIILAHRRMRTVTNYFIVNLALADLCMAAFNAAFNFVYASHNIWYFGRAFCYFQNLFPITAMFVSIYSMTAIAADRYMAIVHPFQPRLSAPSTKAVIAGIWLVALALASPQCFYSTVTMDQGATKCVVAWPEDSGGKTLLLYHLVVIALIYFLPLAVMFVAYSVIGLTLWRRAVPGHQAHGANLRHLQAMKKFVKTMVLVVLTFAICWLPYHLYFILGSFQEDIYCHKFIQQVYLALFWLAMSSTMYNPIIYCCLNHRFRSGFRLAFRCCPWVTPTKEDKLELTPTTSLSTRVNRCHTKETLFMAGDTAPSEATSGEAGRPQDGSGLWFGYGLLAPTKTHVEI